The sequence GCTCTAGCAAAACCAATTAATTGCTGTTTATTCCACACAGCGATGACTGGCTCGCTATTTTTGATGGCTTCTGCTAAATCCTCTAGATTTCGCTCTTTTGCCCAAAAAGCGCCTAAAGTAAACAGTTTCTGTAATTGCACTATGTCAATTTTTGATTTTGCATCGCTAAATAAAATCTGAGAATTATTCATGTATCGTAACCAGATAGAAGTTTTATTGTGCTGTTATAGCAAGCTTTTTCTTAGTGTCGCAAAGCTCTCTAGTTTTCTGGGGTTTAATCAAAAGCTGTAAACCGATATTTTTCTGTTTCTTTTCGCATAATCCTTAATAATATTATATAAAACTAACATTTTGAAAATAAAAATTCATAATAATTAATATTTTTATAGTCAATTAAAATTAATTTATAAAATTAAATTGTAAAAACTAAATTATAAAAATTATTTACACACCCATTTCCATAAAGGATGAGAAGAACCCTTTCTTTGGATTCGATAAACTTGCTTTTCCAAACGCTGCTTTTCCACTGCTGGCATCCCAAACAATATATTACGACTTTGCCAAATTAAAACAGCAAGAGTCATGCCCATGCACAAACCCAAACCAGCAGCAGCAAAGGGGTGGAACAATAAACCATATCGAACTGAAGCCCAAGTGAAATATTCCTGCAACAGTTCAATTTCTGCGCTCAATTCCAACAAACATAAAGGTGCTAATGTTAGCCACAAAAATCCAACTAACAGCCATCGCCCGTAAACCGTAAGCCTATGCAGTTTTTGCACCTGTTGAGTGAAAGATGGATCGGAAGATGGTTGTTCTATTGGAGCCATAAGCATCAGAAGATAAATAATGGGTAACGGGTAATGGGTAATAGGTAATAGGTAATAACTTAGAAAAAGTAAATTTATGCAGGATTTTAATATTCTTTTCTTATCTCTTACCTGATATTCCTATTACCACCTACCTATTAACCACTTTTTGCAAATAATTGTTAGCTGTTGACTGTTAACTGTTCGTTATTTCCACCAGCAGGGGGAGGATCTAATTTTTCTTGACGTTCGCGCCACCAAGCAAGAAGCGTGCTAGCGATAAAGATACTAGAATATGCTCCTGCTAAGAAACCAAGAATCAGCGCTAAAGCAAAGTTTTTTAGGGTTTCCCCGCCGAATAAAAAGATTGCAATCAATGACAGTAAAGTTGTCAGCGTAGTATTTATAGATCGTGCTAAAGTTTGATTTACCGCATCGTCTACAATTTCAACAATAGGACGATTGGGATTCACTTTTAAAGTTTCCCGGATGCGGTCGTAAATTACTACGGTATCGTTAACCGAAAAACCAGTAATTGTGAGTAAAGCAACAATAAATAAGCTATCTACTTCTATACCAAACAGCAATCCAAATATCGAGAATATTCCTACCGTCATTAAGATATCGTGGAAAGTCGCAACAATGGCAAATATTGCGTAGTCCTTCTGAAATCTAATAGACAAGTAAATTATAATACCAGTAAAAGCAACTATCAAGGAAGTGATTCCAGAGTTAAATAACTGCCTTCCTAAAGTCGGCCCAACAGTATCAATTTGACGTTTCTTGGAATCGAAAGTACCGATTTTTTCGCCTAAAGCATTTTCTAGCTGGGTGCGTTTTTCGACATCTAAGGTTTTGGTACGAATTAACACACCGTTATCTTCACCAGTTTCTCTATCGGCAATCAGTTGGATGCTGCTATCAGCTAAATCCTGAGATGCAACAACTTCCCGGACTAGGTTGATATCTACTGGTCGATCGCAGTTATTGGGCAAATTACAGTCCCGTTCAAACTGCAATCGCGTACCGCCGACAAAGTCCAAACTAGGACGTAGTGGTGCCCCAATTTGCTGCCAAGACACCAACATAGAAATGATGCCAGCTAAAACGATAGCTCCGGAAATACTCCACCATAGAGTTCGCGATTTATTAACACTTATTTTCATCTGGCAGCCTCTGCCTTATTTGAAGTGGGCAGGTTGGGACAGAAAAGTTCTGGCTTGCGTATTGAATCAATTCTGATTGCTAAAAACATTAACGTGCGGCTACAAGTTACTGCTGTAAACATACTAACTGCCACCCCTACAGCCAAAGTTACGGCAAAGCCTTTGACTAAGCCAAATCCCAACCAAAACAGCGCTGCACAGGCAATCAGTGTAGTGACATTACTATCTAAAATACTAGACCATGCTCGGTAAAAACCAGATTCAACTGAACGATAAAGTGATTTACCAGCTCGTAATTCTTCCCGAGTGCGCTCAAAAATAAGCACGTTAGCATCAACCGCCATACCAATACTAAGGACGAAACCGGCAATACCGGGTAAAGTTAAAGTTACGCCAAGTAAAGCAAAACAAGCCCAAGTTAGAAGGGCGTAAATTACCAAAGCAATATCAGCAATAATTCCTGGCAGTCTGTAATAAACTACCATAAATATTAATACTAAAATTAAACCACCAACACCAGCGTAAATACTGCGTTTAATGCTGTCTAATCCCAATGTGGCACCGACTGTACGATTTTCGACAATTTCTATTGGTACTGGTAGCGAACCACCCCGCAGTTGTACTGCTAAATCTTGAGCTTGTTGTGCTGTAAAATTACCTTCAATTACAGCATTACCGCCAGTGATTCCTGTGTTACTCCATTTTATTCCGACAGAAGCAGCACTAATTAATTCATTATCCAGAAAAATACCAATACTGCGTCCCGTACCTGCCAGATTTTTGGTTAATTCTGCAAATAACTTGCCACCTTCTTGATTAAATTCAAGCCCTGCACTCCAACCCCGCGCACCTTGCTGGGGGTTTAAAGGATTGGCATTATTTAAATATTTACCTGTTAGCGGCTTTTCTAAACTTTCAAATAATTCAACGATCGCTTCTTGGTTAATCTTCAGATCTTGTTGATTTTTTTCAATAGCCGCTTCATCTCTTTCTTCAGCAGCAAGTAATTCTGCCTGTTGAGCTTTGAGCTGCTCGCGATTGGCTCTTAAAGCAAAAACCTGAGTTTCCGTCCCCGGTTTTTGAGTTTTAAACTCTAATTGTGCCGTACCACCTAAAACTCGTTCGGCTTGCGCTGGATTATCAACACCAGGTAGCTGAACCAAAATTTTATCGCTGCCAGCAGTTTGAATTACGGGTTCGGAAACTCCAAGTCCATTAACTCGATTACCCAAAACCGTTTGCACCGCTTCTAATTCCCGTTCACCTATCTGCTTAATTTCAGGAGTCGTCTTAACTTGAATAGTCAGTTGCGAACCCCCTTGCAAATCTAGCCCCAAAG comes from Rivularia sp. PCC 7116 and encodes:
- the secF gene encoding protein translocase subunit SecF, giving the protein MKISVNKSRTLWWSISGAIVLAGIISMLVSWQQIGAPLRPSLDFVGGTRLQFERDCNLPNNCDRPVDINLVREVVASQDLADSSIQLIADRETGEDNGVLIRTKTLDVEKRTQLENALGEKIGTFDSKKRQIDTVGPTLGRQLFNSGITSLIVAFTGIIIYLSIRFQKDYAIFAIVATFHDILMTVGIFSIFGLLFGIEVDSLFIVALLTITGFSVNDTVVIYDRIRETLKVNPNRPIVEIVDDAVNQTLARSINTTLTTLLSLIAIFLFGGETLKNFALALILGFLAGAYSSIFIASTLLAWWRERQEKLDPPPAGGNNEQLTVNS
- the secD gene encoding protein translocase subunit SecD: MQKQRLFLALIFVLVIAAVTVIATIEVPLGLDLQGGSQLTIQVKTTPEIKQIGERELEAVQTVLGNRVNGLGVSEPVIQTAGSDKILVQLPGVDNPAQAERVLGGTAQLEFKTQKPGTETQVFALRANREQLKAQQAELLAAEERDEAAIEKNQQDLKINQEAIVELFESLEKPLTGKYLNNANPLNPQQGARGWSAGLEFNQEGGKLFAELTKNLAGTGRSIGIFLDNELISAASVGIKWSNTGITGGNAVIEGNFTAQQAQDLAVQLRGGSLPVPIEIVENRTVGATLGLDSIKRSIYAGVGGLILVLIFMVVYYRLPGIIADIALVIYALLTWACFALLGVTLTLPGIAGFVLSIGMAVDANVLIFERTREELRAGKSLYRSVESGFYRAWSSILDSNVTTLIACAALFWLGFGLVKGFAVTLAVGVAVSMFTAVTCSRTLMFLAIRIDSIRKPELFCPNLPTSNKAEAAR